In Fibrobacter sp., a genomic segment contains:
- the rpsK gene encoding 30S ribosomal protein S11, which yields MAEEEIKETAAAAEAPAAAATEEVKVKKGKKRIDIQGIACVNATFNNTIVSITDARGNVVAWG from the coding sequence GTGGCTGAAGAAGAAATCAAGGAAACCGCTGCCGCTGCTGAAGCTCCGGCCGCAGCCGCTACTGAAGAAGTTAAGGTCAAGAAGGGCAAGAAGCGTATTGACATCCAGGGCATCGCCTGCGTCAACGCCACCTTCAACAACACAATCGTCTCTATCACCGACGCTCGTGGCAACGTCGTCGCTTGGGG